GGAAAATTAGAATTCAACCCAGATGCTTGAGTCACCATTACCTAACATTCCCCAAATGATTTCCTCACTATTTCCTACAACACAAAGTGAACATGATACGTAGTTTCAAGGGTTAGTTGCATATAAAGTTAGCGTCGATAACAAGCATTAAGTACTTGACCAATATAAATTTTGAAAAACTACTTACACCATCAACAGAGGCTTCAGGTGGTCCTTTAAATTAATTTAAGGCCCCTTCATTTAGCCGTCTATAACCTTGTCAGGTGCTATCAAGTGAGGCTGGTAACCATATGCCTCTGACTTAGATAACGGCGAAAAGGCAATAATACAGGCTAATAGGAATACTTTATTATATGGCCATCACCATTTTGTAGGGGAAAAAATGTTACTGATCAGCACAATGTTCCATTGAATAAGCAGTTGTATTACTGCCACCAACCATCTTGACATATGTGCGAGCAAGATTCACCTTAGGTACGGAAGGGACATAACCTGAATTTTAACTTTATGACTGCATATTTTAGCGAGAAacctattatattttaaaaatagagaTTGAGAATAATTACCGATTTTGTAAGGATGCATCCGCAGTTGAGGCAAGGAGTATAGTGGACTGTAAGAATCAAGAAAATGCGGATAAACAGTTAAGGCAACTGAGTGACAGTTTTTTATTTGAGATACACGTAAAAAATAATGTATTTGAACCTCTTGAGGAAGCATTAGTGTATCgtaaatgtcacgccccaaaaatcGAGGAGCGTgatcggcactcaaccgagtgaatccgaccgagcaagtctgttagattttattctatccaaactcatccacaaatggagataatacatatttttattaattagacaaaataGTGTTCACGTACAATACCAAATCATTTCcaaaagtttcatcatttttaaagtctcaatggacaagtaatacaaccacaacataacatattttgtcttcccaagcaccaatacacaacccacactatgtctacggagcctttatagataaagatgagtacaatgataatgctagcaacaaggccccggctatacctcaaacagaatacacaaagaacaaaagatacatgaccccgggatgaagtgaggctcaccaagtcagctgggaagaaggtgtgctgctatcactgatcaatatctcctgctgtggaaccacctgcatccatttaaagatacagcgcccccggcaaaagggacattagtaccgtcgaatagtactagtatgaaaactaaacactaatttaagaattcagaaatacaagatgaatatgatgaaccggtgcagcaatagaataatatagataaccctTTAAaccacaaagcggccccgccgccttacccgatgtatgcaggtggaggtgtacgtacaataccacaactctaatcaagcggccctgccgcctcaccccaatgtatgcaagtggatgtataaccacagtaccaagaacctacacaaagcggctatgccgcctcacccccaatgtatgcgggtgaaaatgcatcaacgataccaataccaatacaaagcggctatgccgcctcaccccaatgtatacgggtggtggtgccacaccaataccaaaactatacacaaagcggtcgtaccgcctcaccccaatgtaagcaggtggaggtgcagtcccacaataccataatccccacacaaagcggtcatgccgcctcaccccaatatatatgcgggtggaggtgtatcacaatcacaatctctatatcataatccctacacaaagcggtcatgccgcctcaccccaatgtatgcgggtggaggtgtatcacaatcacaatctctgtaccacttggcataataactttcacataaatcacgactagaaattataacatgtggatacataatccatagtttgggacatatcctcaatttataatgcaatattaTAAGATCATTGGAAGCACGAATTAAatatatatcttcatcacaaaacttatcggaatactccgtttataatcaacatctcggaacttacaaggatattgaaaattctaattcttaaagaagagtttagtcaatatacctcacttgagcttccttacactctaaatgttccgaaattcttagcaacttcaatctattgtagaaatataacaaattgaaccaaaaattagggagatgctcatggttctagttcatttgagcattttatcaaacactaagtgtggattaaggttcaaggccctttttatggaggattccatcatcccacaacccaatctttactatttttagctcaataatcttcctacaccctttgataacacatgcatgcaaaataaacaaccctcttgcccagaaattatcttgctaattatccatttctATCCAACattcgaaagtgagggttagggtatagaatcttacctctaggatgaagacctagtgagtttcccttcttaatcttccaaaacttaagcaagaattgaaaaacaattattgaagaactctttttcactctagggcactctctctcactctaaaatatcagattatagctcaaaaatagcccaaagagtatatttaacaaaatagggtcgggttttaaaaacccataaatggagctccggaacgattctgcggtcgcatatgcgaccgcataacggatatgcggaccgcaaaatggtcgcataattacagaccaaacGACCAAAATAATTTGTccatgtatgcggtcactatgcggtccgcataactgttatgcgatcgcataatgcaccgcataatagttatgcggtcgcacagtcgaccgcataattgcccccagactggccattctcctgctcacttctgcggccattatgtggcccgcagagtgattctgcggttgcatattgGACcgcaaaattataatttttcgccaaaaattttccttttgattctcgtgcattgttcaacccaaaaagtccgagccacgaaacattattttcttttgcaaaattctacGGGGCCTTATAGTAAACTCGTGCGCAACCCCTATGAAAGCAGTAAAAAGAACAACTAATAGAAACCTAAGTTCGATAAGACAGCCTGCTAAGATAAACACATGAAAAATAATTACCATTTGGCTTAGCAAATTCTACAAAAACAGAAGTTCGAAGGACAAATCCTTCTCAATCTAATAAAAGTTTTATTGTAAAGGTAAAAAGTAGAAAGCTCGATTGTTTTTTCAACAGTTTCACTTCCGCAACGAGGTGTTGTGAAAGTATGGTCATAGTCTAGTATCACCTATTGCAAAGGTTTATTGCAGAAacccaaaaagaaaaattaaaaataggcAAAAAGGAgttggaaaaagaaagaaaagagtaagCAAGTAAACATTATGAAAGTACTCACCTTTATCATATAAAACAAAACAAATACATTTTCTCTGGTCAAGAACCATACTATCAacttaaataaatttaaatattgtAGTGGAGTCGCAAGCCATGTCGAAAGGCataaattttatcatttaatttcttTTATTGAAAGCTTGCTAATATTCAGAGGTCTAAAGCCACCGACATCCTTTTCCAGAATGATTTCACCTAAAACTAtctttttattaatattttttggtAATGGAAGTTGTACCACTATACCCATATATCTATAGCAATGCACAAAGTGATTTTAATTAACTTTTATTTGTTATGCATCATTTGATATTCTGCCCAACAATTGCTCATTAATAATATACTTGCAAAACATTAGCAATAAGCCAAAACTGGAAATCCTTACTGaacgaaaaagagaaaaagagaagagaagaaacaTGTAAGCAGCAATTAGGTAAAATTTCCAGCTATTTGATGATACTAATAAAACATGTAACATCAATTCACAAGATGAACTTCTAAATCAGTATTTGGTCGATATATCCCTTTACTGTTGCTAATGGTGAAagtaatttaaaatttattttttctttaaacaATGCACAGGACAGGCATCTTAGAGATCAGAGTCACAAACATCAAAAAGCTATTAGGCCCGCTTGGGAACAGAAAGGGAAGGCGGACGACACAGTTGCACCATATATGGTAGCAGAGAATACCTTTAAAAAAAATATGGCTCAGAATCGAACTCTAGAAAGCGTGCAACATCTATAGAATTCTCAAATAGAATGTACACTGGAAGTTGGTTCAAGCTTCCTACATTAGATCTCCAAATGAACTAGTCAATAGAATAGTCAAACTAAACAGGATTAGCACTTCAACACCACAAAACCAATAAATCCAGCTCATATAACACATGTAATGGTTGAATAAATAATAACACACCAAGAGGAATGCCAATTTTTTCAGCAGCATTAGGAAGAGTCCAATATCGATCAACTGTCCCAAAAGATAAATTTGGGTTTCAGTATCTGTTGAAGAAAATATATAAGAAAGTGCATTTTCAACACACAAAAAAAGCTCGCAAAAAGTTCAAATTTGGGTGAACAAATAACTAAACTTCATAAAATGCTTCTCTTATAATTTTGATCATAATGAAGTATAGTACTCACGTTATTGAGAGTTCTGTGAAAAAGGAACTTGTGCATACGCAAGTCGGTGTGGAGAAACCACAAATTCGACCTGCCAAAGGTGACTATCAGTAAAGTATTAAGAGGGAACAAATACAGATATTGTATCAGATAATTTATTAGCTCAGAGTAAGTCAAAATAGTAAAACATAATGTTGATGAGATAATAGATAACCATACCAATTGAAGCTTTCAACTATTGTTTCTTAAGCTTATTTCCAGTATGGTTTAGAAAAGACAGGAGGACGAGAAGCACATAAGTTATGAACTTTCAGATCAAATTTGCTTTCATTCTCCAAGTAAATATGAAAAACTTCTTTGTAAACTACATTTGTTGCTTCATTTGAAATTTTTCCATCATCATCATAAACCAAAATCCTTAATCCCTTTCTGTTTGTAACTCGTGATAGAGCAACATAAAGCTGCCCATGTGTGAAGACTAGTTTTTTCAAATATAACCCAACATGAGATAAACATTGTCCTTGACTTTTATTTATAGTCATGGTAAAAGATACAACTATTAAATATTGTCTTCGCTGGAACTTAAAAGGTATTCTTGTATCAGATGGAGTCAACGACATTCTCGGAATGAACGCCTTTTGTCCAGCCATATTTCCCGATTAAACTTTTGCTTAACCCGATTTTCAAGTCTAGTGAGGATTAATCTTGTTCCGTTACATAGCCCTGAAGATTGGTCTATATTTCTCAATAACATCACTGGGACACCCACTTTCAAAGTGACAACATGATTTGAAATTCCAGAATACTTAACAGTGTTTAGGAATTCAGGTGTATATACGTGTTCCAAACCTGTAAAAGCATCGTCTGACATGCAGATTGTATCGGAACTCAAAAGtgtttttggttgactttggttTAGTGAAACCATGTGTTCGTTGATTGATTCAACCATGTCAAGAGTGGGAGCAAGAATTCCTCTTTGTTGTAGGCATGTTATATCATTGCAATGACTTAAAAAATTTGGATATGTACTTTCCACAATTGCAGAAATTGGATCACCACAATTATTTTTGATAAGATCATCAGGGATATAAACTTTTTCAATACCATCAATAGAATTTCCAATCATACCATCACCAATTGCTAAAATCCATCAGAAAATTATCTTAGATCATTTAAATGTGAATCCACCTGATTTCCTTCCAACCTCATATTTTTTGTTAGCTTTAAGACATGACAGTGATTCCACAAATATGAAGAATTAAGGCCAGTATTAACAATATCTTGTCTAGTACCTTTTGGAATGACCGGAAGTATTTGTCTGAAGTCACCACCAAGAACAACCATTTTTTCTCCAAATGGTCGATCCAAATTGGATGCATCTTTAAATATAAGAATATCTCTTAGAGTTCTGTCTAGAGCTTCAAAACAATATCTATGCATCATTGGTGCTTCATCCCAAATAA
This sequence is a window from Nicotiana tomentosiformis chromosome 5, ASM39032v3, whole genome shotgun sequence. Protein-coding genes within it:
- the LOC138892589 gene encoding uncharacterized protein translates to MMHRYCFEALDRTLRDILIFKDASNLDRPFGEKMVVLGGDFRQILPVIPKAIGDGMIGNSIDGIEKVYIPDDLIKNNCGDPISAIVESTYPNFLSHCNDITCLQQRGILAPTLDMVESINEHMVSLNQSQPKTLLSSDTICMSDDAFTVFTHGQLYVALSRVTNRKGLRILVYDDDGKISNEATNVVYKEVFHIYLENESKFDLKVHNLCASRPPVFSKPYWK